In Zygosaccharomyces rouxii strain CBS732 chromosome F complete sequence, a single window of DNA contains:
- the RTC5 gene encoding Rtc5p (similar to uniprot|Q12108 YOR118W Saccharomyces cerevisiae Hypothetical ORF), which produces MGQRTSQATLQSSTHFTSNSDILKSFNDRALKQFTVTELVSFKNKLGKDLNERLTNEELTKWLSVPQDEILLRELLYNFVQVLGNFPLMKNSYENVTGIGVLKAIILTNPERCKKYVKSRNYDQLKLWFIALSIRKTVKEDPNLSSSSSSEESFDVTRILKTFDGLHVNELSVPFAYMVPFISWLLILTTYCPINNCKLENVAMFDNWNSYIKSAHTILRSMRPMDESSWIEYEPFAHTMRSIAPHIFDPLTRVMEHLLFKDDELVDPLSENRGEIASSKLLNSALLAQISSALSKQLPIYHLQRLYLGRDHGFSMRSFQAKVFKWSAPTIMLLRGKRILDDEEYSVKNTRFRKFLHEYPKLKPSDMDTEVEEMYPAKSKIILAVYVSDPWKITNKEFFGGPHTTIVQLSPFQEVFGSSRENALYFNTIGGGIGIGNKQPVIKSTAKSYSPGNVSLTMDSALEFAVLRHAGQGGVLKPGLVVGDKDFEVKMLLQDVEVWGCGGEKELEEQLKQWEWEESEAKRRQQINLRSIGEDRALLEMAGLVGQAQSGGSV; this is translated from the coding sequence ATGGGACAAAGAACTTCACAGGCTACTTTACAGAGTAGTACACATTTTACTTCCAATTCAGATATTCTCAAAAGTTTTAACGATAGGGCTTTGAAACAGTTTACAGTTACAGAGCTTGTATCCTTTAAGAATAAGTTAGGCAAAGATTTAAATGAGAGGTTAACTAATGAGGAGTTGACTAAATGGCTGAGCGTACCACAGGATGAAATATTGCTGCGAGAGTTACTGTACAATTTTGTTCAGGTCCTTGGTAATTTCCCactaatgaagaattcatATGAGAATGTAACTGGCATAGGGGTATTGAAGGCCATCATACTGACAAATCCTGAAAGATGTAAGAAATATGTTAAATCCAGAAATTATGATCAATTAAAACTGTGGTTTATAGCACTGAGTATTCGTAAGACCGTCAAGGAGGATCCAAACCTGTCATCTTCTAGTTCTTCAGAAGAGTCCTTTGACGTGACCCGTATTCTGAAGACTTTCGATGGATTACACGTTAACGAGCTGAGCGTTCCATTTGCTTATATGGTTCCATTTATCTCATGGCTACTGATATTGACTACCTATTGCCCTATAAACAACTGTAAACTGGAAAATGTTGCCATGTTTGacaattggaattcttaTATAAAATCTGCTCATACAATCCTTAGATCAATGAGGCCAATGGATGAATCGTCCTGGATAGAATATGAGCCGTTTGCTCATACCATGAGATCTATAGCTCCTCACATCTTTGATCCATTGACAAGAGTTATGGAGCATCTACTttttaaagatgatgaattagtGGATCCACTTTCTGAAAATCGCGGTGAAATagcatcttccaaattgcTTAATTCGGCACTGCTAGCTCAAATATCCTCTGCACTATCAAAACAATTGCCCATTTATCATTTACAAAGATTGTATTTAGGTAGAGATCACGGTTTTTCCATGAGATCTTTCCAGGCTAAGGTGTTCAAATGGAGTGCTCCTACCATAATGCTTCTTCGTGGTAAAAGAATattggatgatgaagagtaCAGCGTAAAGAATACAAGGTTTAGGAAATTCTTACATGAATACCCTAAATTAAAACCTTCGGATATGGATACAGAGGTGGAGGAAATGTATCCGGCCAAATCAAAAATAATCCTGGCGGTATATGTGTCAGATCCATGGAAAATAACCAATAAGGAATTTTTCGGTGGTCCTCATACAACTATCGTTCAACTATCACCATTCCAGGAAGTCTTTGGAAGCTCTCGGGAGAATGCATTGTATTTCAACACTATTGGTGGTGGGATTGGTATAGGAAATAAACAGCCTGTGATTAAGTCTACGGCTAAATCCTATTCACCTGGCAATGTATCATTAACGATGGATAGTGCATTGGAATTTGCAGTCCTTAGACATGCCGGTCAAGGTGGAGTTTTAAAACCAGGTTTAGTGGTTGGtgataaagattttgagGTGAAGATGTTATTACAAGATGTGGAAGTCTGGGGGTGCGGTGGTgagaaagaattagaagaacAACTAAAACAATGGGAATGGGAAGAATCAGAGGCCAAAAGACGTCAACAGATCAACTTGCGCAgtattggtgaagataGAGCCCTATTGGAAATGGCGGGCCTGGTAGGGCAAGCTCAAAGCGGAGGATCCGTATAA
- the RIO1 gene encoding protein kinase RIO1 (similar to uniprot|Q12196 YOR119C Saccharomyces cerevisiae RIO1 Essential protein that plays a role in cell cycle progression) encodes MSLETEFDRLHVSKHQDNTRILEKYENRIENGGFTSGKGNKTYKDKSDRATVENVLDPRTMKFLSALTNRGVISEFNGCISSGKEANVYHAFGPEGQELAIKIYKTSILVFKDRERYVDGEFRFRNSRSQHNPRKMIKIWAEKEFRNLRRIHSSGVVPTACPVEVKSNVLVMQFLNRGDGAPSPRLKDYQYKDELEVAHYYYKAIAYMRLLYQVCRLVHADLSEYNIVVHQNALHIIDVSQSVEPYHPMSLDFLRMDIKNINAYFGKMGVSLFQERMIFQFIIAETLEGFQGDYKTADDLVEYLVEHLPLKTPTEGADEDEIFRSLHLVRSLGGLEERDFDRFTDGKFDLLKSLIANDNERNLQRPQQQEIESSEDESEDKDEDEDEDEDDDGSEGDSESESESDSEDERFTIPKGKKFEDKDEKKQRKHEAKELKKEKRKTKVKKHIKKKLIKKTKSKK; translated from the coding sequence ATGTCGTTAGAAACTGAATTTGATCGTTTACATGTTTCCAAGCATCAGGATAATACCCGTATCCTTGAGAAGTACGAAAATAGGATTGAAAATGGTGGATTTACAAGTGGTAAAGGTAACAAGACCTATAAAGATAAATCTGATAGAGCCACTGTGGAAAATGTCCTTGATCCAAGGActatgaaatttttaagtGCCTTAACAAATAGAGGTGTAATTTCTGAATTTAACGGTTGTATTAGTAGTGGTAAAGAGGCAAATGTTTACCATGCATTTGGTCCAGAGGGTCAAGAACTGGCAATAAAGATCTATAAGACTTCGATTTTAGTGTTCAAGGATAGAGAAAGGTATGTGGATGGTGAATTTAGATTTAGAAATTCTAGATCACAACATAATCCAAGAAAGATGATTAAAATTTGGGCAGAGAAAGAGTTTAgaaatttgagaagaattCATTCTAGTGGTGTTGTACCGACTGCGTGTCCTGTTGAAGTTAAATCTAATGTGCTGGTAAtgcaatttttgaataGAGGCGATGGTGCTCCTTCACCAAGGTTAAAGGATTACCAATACAAGGATGAACTAGAAGTTGCACATTACTACTACAAGGCCATAGCATACATGAGACTTTTATACCAAGTGTGTCGATTAGTTCACGCAGATCTTTCAGAATACAATATAGTGGTACATCAAAACGCACTTCACATCATTGACGTCTCTCAAAGTGTGGAACCTTACCATCCAATGAGTTTAGATTTTTTAAGAATGGACATTAAAAACATTAATGCatattttggaaaaatggGCGTTTCTTTATTCCAAGAAAGAATGatattccaattcattattGCGGAGACTTTAGAAGGATTCCAAGGTGATTATAAAACCGCTGACGATTTGGTAGAATATTTGGTTGAGCACTTGCCACTAAAGACACCAACGGAGGGTGCCGATGAGgatgaaatcttcagaagTTTGCATCTAGTGAGAAGTTTAGGTGGattggaagaaagagattTCGATAGATTTACTGATGGGAAATTCGATTTGTTAAAGAGTCTTATTGCTAACGACAATGAAAGGAATCTGCAAAGgccacaacaacaggaaaTAGAAAgtagtgaagatgaaagcGAAGATAaggacgaagatgaagatgaagatgaagatgacgatggGAGTGAAGGTGATAGTGAAAGCGAGAGTGAAAGTGATAGTGAAGATGAGAGATTTACAATACCTAAGGGTAAGAAATTCGAggataaagatgaaaagaaacaacGTAAGCATGAAGCTAAGGAGttaaagaaggaaaagagaaaaacAAAGGTCAAGAAACatataaagaaaaaactgATCAAAAAGaccaaatcaaaaaaataG
- the KEI1 gene encoding Kei1p (similar to uniprot|Q06999 Saccharomyces cerevisiae YDR367W Protein of unknown function green fluorescent protein (GFP)-fusion protein localizes to the cytoplasm in a punctate pattern): MKTYLNLPKRFLGFLPLYIGVEVALGVTILNKCSGLFGILALFTGHPLEFLQWVLYLWSIFSFVVYAQGLFTYSKPSLLVFSQIFIAFSIDTFLTCLFTLWFTNQWYTLEDNTPTQKSIAAAAMQEPNQGASQSFEFVMTIFITLASLIARLYFNFVLASFVQGLLQHPRYMVDYVDVEQELRTQPVWKRVWTRTQIRCLRYSKQLLT; the protein is encoded by the exons ATGAAGACTTATTTAAACCTTCCAAAA CGTTTCCTAGGGTTCCTCCCCCTATACATAGGTGTCGAGGTTGCACTTGGTGTAACGATCCTAAACAAATGTAGTGGTCTCTTCGGTATATTGGCTTTGTTTACTGGACATCCTTTGGAATTTCTGCAATGGGTCCTCTACTTATGGTCGATCTTCAGCTTCGTAGTCTACGCACAAGGTTTATTTACTTATTCTAAGCCAAGTCTTCTGGTATTTTCCCAGATATTCATTGCATTTAGCATTGATACTTTCCTTACATGCCTATTTACCCTATGGTTCACCAATCAATGGTATACTCTCGAGGATAATACTCCAACTCAGAAATCGATTGCTGCAGCTGCCATGCAAGAACCTAACCAAGGTGCTTCTCAGAGCTTTGAATTCGTCATGACGATTTTCATCACTCTAGCATCTCTCATTGCAAGACTCTACTTTAACTTCGTACTGGCATCATTCGTACAGGGGCTGTTGCAGCATCCTCGATACATGGTGGACTACGTTGATGTGGAACAGGAATTAAGGACTCAGCCCGTTTGGAAGAGGGTTTGGACAAGGACTCAAATCCGATGCTTGAGATACTCTAAGCAACTTCTTACGTAA
- a CDS encoding uncharacterized protein (uniprot|Q9HGX9 Zygosaccharomyces rouxii ZGCY2 Glycerol dehydrogenase): protein MVTLQNSTSTLKLNTGQTIPQVGLGTWRSKENEGYKAVIEALKAGYRHIDGAAVYGNEGEVGKAIQDSGVPRNEIFLTTKLWCTQQRNPQEALDQSLQRLGLDYVDLYLIHWPVPLRTENIKDGNLFQFAEKPDGSKDVDLEWNFIKTWELMQKLLESGKTKAIGVSNFSVNNLKDLLAAPTTKVTPAVNQVELHPLLPQEDLIKFGKENGIVIEAYSPLGGENAPILSDPTVQEIAKANGVEAGHVVISWAVQKGLVTLPKSVTPSRIVGNLKVLTLSDSDVAKVDGLLKAKGERRTCYQDFSPFPIFQ from the coding sequence ATGGTTACTTTGCAAAACTCTACTTCTACTCTGAAGCTAAACACCGGTCAAACTATCCCACAGGTGGGTCTTGGTACCTGGAGGTCCAAGGAAAATGAAGGTTACAAGGCCGTCATTGAGGCATTGAAAGCTGGTTACAGACATATCGATGGTGCTGCTGTCTATGGTAACGAAGGTGAAGTTGGTAAGGCCATCCAAGACAGTGGTGTTCCACGTAACGAGATCTTTTTGACTACCAAGCTATGGTGTACTCAACAACGTAACCCACAAGAAGCATTGGACCAATCTTTACAAAGATTGGGTCTGGATTATGTTGACCTGTACTTGATCCACTGGCCAGTTCCTCTAAGAACTGAGAACATCAAGGATGGTAACTTGTTCCAATTTGCTGAAAAGCCAGATGGTTCAAAGGATGTTGATTTGGAATGGAATTTTATCAAGACATGGGAATTGATGCAGAAGTTGTTGGAGAGCGGTAAGACCAAGGCTATTGGTGTCTCCAACTTCTCTGTGAACAACCTAAAGGATCTGCTGGCAGCTCCAACTACCAAGGTTACTCCTGCTGTCAACCAAGTGGAATTACACCCATTGTTGCctcaagaagatttgattaAATTCGGTAAGGAGAATGGCATTGTCATCGAAGCCTACTCCCCATTGGGTGGTGAGAATGCACCAATCTTGAGCGATCCAACCGTGCAAGAGATCGCCAAGGCCAATGGTGTTGAAGCTGGCCATGTGGTCATCTCTTGGGCTGTTCAAAAGGGCTTGGTTACTTTGCCAAAATCTGTTACTCCATCCAGAATTGTGGGTAACTTGAAGGTTTTGACCCTATCTGACAGCGATGTCGCCAAGGTCGACGGTTTGTTGAAGGCTAAGGGTGAAAGAAGAACTTGCTACCAAGACTTCTCTCCATTcccaattttccaataa
- the XRS2 gene encoding Xrs2p (weakly similar to uniprot|P33301 Saccharomyces cerevisiae YDR369C XRS2 classified as an early recombination function required for DNA repair but dispensable for mitotic recombination (xrs2 is hyper-Rec during vegatative growth) required for double strand breaks meiotic recombination and spore viability DNA repair protein), whose amino-acid sequence MWILRYQYDLEDGNLKHVSCCLRLGETYNIGRSSKNLLNIKNDKSISRQHVSICWDGKDRQLKLINQGKMTAVSEKYLKMGESISFGKSMGTVLVELGTKPLKMQLQWMDSIWMVPQGSRSDHSALEELGIEVLSSELSRANLIVIDEQQNYSRWLYGLVKRIPLMNLEFLNVVSQKVSGHETEFDSIWTKIMNDGSLRYKSWEVQAQVLQNLEFLTVGKDEDTSLAIEAAGGKYSAVLSVEELREAVKRKGDLSNVVILKSHLTPAEELAPLGKTFTVQDVVEAILKDEVNSLKNGVIGEVAKRPEAEVPMEKPVTKKRRLNRPRVKPLDILSFFAGGDSMKESQGESTMKLNSQEEESKDPRKLEDPKEESKESKEVLQPEVPKEFNEYSKEEPGQKSYEESKADENEKSLEETVEPTLQVTEPPPTSAAEKPNNARPHRKPTLSDYRKGESPSQNDMIQMIQDTKNHEVKRLNSTIIQVGDEELTEDAINQLGNLVLVDRNDNLMRRRDRSPTVDSHNPNWNNRKNFKNFVKVWPKYGGQDSTSREGSSDTIRNRAFLLTRQYVPTRTYTSGDSSKQAQEDLYDFPEPQPEAQSVPQVEAPGPNNLFVMDEDDSQDVALEEPEKPVLPSTSHLIDDRESDSDSDDDEPKFQFKRRKR is encoded by the coding sequence ATGTGGATCCTCAGATACCAGTatgatttggaagatggtAATTTAAAGCACGTCTCTTGCTGTTTAAGACTTGGTGAGACGTATAACATCGGCAGATCTAGTAAGAACCTGTTAAATAtaaaaaatgataaaagtATATCGAGACAACATGTAAGTATTTGCTGGGATGGTAAGGATCGTCAATTGAAACTGATTAACCAAGGTAAGATGACAGCTGTTTCTGAAAAGTATTTAAAAATGGGGGAATCTATAAGTTTTGGGAAATCAATGGGGACGGTTTTGGTGGAATTGGGCACAAAACCGTTGAAAATGCAACTGCAGTGGATGGATTCTATTTGGATGGTACCTCAGGGAAGTCGATCAGACCATAGCGCTTTAGAAGAACTTGGCATTGAAGTTTTGTCATCTGAATTAAGTAGGGCCAATCTTATAGTGATAGATGAGCAGCAAAATTACTCTCGATGGCTTTATGGATTAGTAAAGAGGATACCGCTCATGAACCTTGAGTTTTTGAATGTTGTGTCCCAGAAAGTTTCTGGTCATGAAACCGAATTCGATTCAATTTGGACCAAGATTATGAATGATGGAAGTCTTCGGTACAAATCATGGGAAGTTCAAGCTCAAGTATTGCAGAATCTAGAGTTTTTAACTGTTGGTAAGGATGAAGACACCTCGTTAGCTATTGAAGctgctggtggtaaatATTCAGCAGTTCTGAGTGTTGAAGAATTGCGAGAAGCAGTGAAAAGGAAGGGGGATTTGAGTAACGTTGTAATACTAAAAAGTCATCTTACACCAGCTGAGGAATTAGCCCCCCTGGGCAAGACTTTTACCGTGCAGGACGTGGTGGAAGCGATACTGAAAGATGAGGTGaattcattgaagaatGGAGTCATTGGAGAGGTTGCGAAGAGACCTGAAGCTGAAGTCCCAATGGAAAAGCCAGTTACCAAGAAACGTAGGTTGAATAGACCTAGAGTCAAACCACTAGATATTTTGAGTTTCTTTGCTGGCGGTGACTCCATGAAAGAATCTCAGGGAGAATCCACCATGAAGTTAAATTCACAGGAGGAAGAATCGAAGGATCCAAGAAAGTTAGAAGATCCAAAGgaagaatcaaaagaatctAAGGAGGTATTGCAACCAGAGGTACCGAAGGAATTTAACGAATATTCGAAGGAAGAACCTGGGCAAAAGTCGTATGAGGAATCAAAGgcagatgaaaatgaaaaatctctGGAAGAAACGGTCGAACCAACTCTACAAGTGACGGAACCTCCTCCTACGTCTGCCGCTGAAAAACCAAATAACGCCCGCCCTCATAGAAAGCCAACTTTAAGTGATTATAGGAAAGGTGAGAGTCCTTCACAAAATGATATGATTCAAATGATTCAAGACACCAAAAACCATGAAGTTAAGCGTCTAAATTCCACCATCATTCAAGTTGGTGATGAGGAGTTGACTGAGGATGCGATCAATCAGCTGGGTAATTTAGTGTTGGTGGATCGGAATGACAATTTGATGCGTCGTAGAGATCGTTCACCAACTGTAGATAGCCATAATCCTAACTGGAACAATCGtaagaattttaaaaatttcgtTAAAGTGTGGCCCAAGTATGGAGGACAAGATAGTACAAGTCGAGAAGGATCTTCAGATACAATCCGCAACCGTGCATTCCTATTGACGAGACAATATGTGCCGACTAGGACATATACTAGTGGAGACTCTTCCAAGCAAGCACAAGAAGATCTTTACGATTTCCCAGAACCACAACCAGAGGCACAATCGGTACCGCAAGTAGAAGCTCCTGGTCCGAACAATTTATTTGTGATGGATGAAGACGATTCACAAGACGTAGCACTAGAAGAACCAGAAAAACCTGTCCTTCCCTCAACGTCGCATCTAATTGATGATAGAGAGAGCGACAGTGAcagtgatgatgacgaacCCAAATTCCAGTtcaagagaaggaaaagatAG
- a CDS encoding uncharacterized protein (similar to gnl|GLV|KLLA0E02222g Kluyveromyces lactis KLLA0E02222g and some similarites with YNL026W uniprot|P53969 Saccharomyces cerevisiae YNL026W SAM50 Essential component of the Sorting and Assembly Machinery (SAM complex) of the mitochondrial outer membrane the authentic non-tagged protein was localized to the mitochondria), translated as MAEAEAELIHTAHEHINLHDNETKPLYISKIVLDGDNGSSPLSDSLCRAIFGEALNQPLQSVENSINIFEDIRKKLLFTGLFSDVNITLDKDPDTTSLSQLNKEISESYGIETPLSTQAKVLLKRPDYNTISGTTTLSDDNISLAGSKTWKNLLGQADAENLRLGFNWNPVTSQWDGKDARFSFSLPLVKVPSVRAIVEAEGIQRSLCSKPFVAPEDEHVQQQYAVGAGFQKRWICNISKSVPLLYTGVSVVRRNLNEFKPTASELYAPFKGPFDKTSFVTSFTHDTRRFIGNFPLSGCQFQLNNEYVISQSQGSSKQLNHDNNFNKTAFHLEHHASHWKDKITRSFQLQGGGIYPLGSEAQTVHPLDRFQLGGLNSLKGFHLNGVGTGGQNFFYKLGLSISHKLINTPTKSPLRLQYFFNLGNASSDYKTIFNSYAAATGLSLVYKTPQALLDLTYAHPLTSRPQDLSKPGLSLGVSLTFF; from the coding sequence ATGGCGGAAGCTGAAGCTGAATTGATCCACACTGCTCATGAGCATATAAATCTGCACGACAATGAAACAAAACCGCTTTACATTTCCAAGATTGTTCTAGATGGTGATAACGGGTCTAGTCCCCTTTCTGACTCCCTTTGCAGAGCTATCTTTGGTGAAGCTCTGAATCAACCTCTACAAAGTGTGGAAAACAGtattaatatttttgaGGACATCAGAAAGAAACTTTTGTTTACAGGGCTCTTTTCAGATGTCAATATTACTTTGGATAAAGACCCTGATACTACATCCTTAAGCCAGTTGAATAAGGAGATTTCTGAATCTTATGGTATAGAGACTCCTTTATCAACACAGGCAAAGGTTTTGTTAAAACGTCCCGACTACAACACTATATCTGGTACTACTACACTTTCTGATGACAATATTTCATTGGCGGGTTCTAAGACTTGGAAAAACCTTTTGGGACAAGCAGATGCAGAGAATCTACGTTTGGGCTTCAATTGGAATCCTGTTACAAGCCAATGGGACGGTAAGGATGCTAGATTTAGTTTTTCCTTGCCCCTAGTTAAAGTACCCTCTGTGAGGGCAATAGTAGAGGCAGAAGGTATTCAGAGATCTTTATGTTCGAAACCATTCGTGGCTcctgaagatgaacatGTCCAGCAACAGTATGCTGTAGGTGCAGGTTTCCAAAAACGCTGGATCTGTaacatttcaaaatctgtTCCCCTGCTGTACACTGGTGTATCTGTGGTTCGTAGAAATTTGAACGAATTTAAACCAACTGCATCCGAACTATATGCTCCTTTCAAAGGTCCATTTGATAAGACTAGTTTTGTGACATCTTTTACCCATGATACGAGGAGATTTATTGGTAATTTCCCTCTCTCTGGATGCCAATTCCAGCTCAACAACGAATACGTTATCTCACAGTCACAGGGCTCCTCCAAGCAATTAAATCATGATAACAATTTTAACAAAACAGCATTCCATTTGGAACACCATGCATCCCATTGGAAAGACAAGATTACGAGATCTTTCCAGTTAcaaggtggtggtatttACCCATTGGGATCTGAAGCTCAAACGGTGCATCCACTTGACAGATTTCAACTAGGTGGCCTCAATTCCTTGAAAGGATTCCATCTGAATGGTGTTGGTACTGGTggtcaaaatttcttctacaaATTGGGACTAAGCATCTCTCACAAATTGATAAACACACCAACGAAATCTCCCCTAAGACTGCagtattttttcaatttgggTAACGCTTCCTCTGATTACAAAACCATTTTTAACTCATATGCTGCAGCTACAGGTTTAAGTCTGGTTTACAAGACTCCACAGGCCTTATTAGATCTAACGTATGCTCATCCATTGACCTCTAGACCTCAAGACTTATCTAAACCTGGATTGTCGTTAGGTGTATCACTGACATTCTTTTAG
- the DXO1 gene encoding Dxo1p (similar to uniprot|Q06349 Saccharomyces cerevisiae YDR370C Hypothetical ORF) has protein sequence MSHSKCSRNRAQLPSVPFNQFQHSSAFRFPSEPRNLFTKYKEASYYYGGQLHDSISDSIGLKSPGNKLSHDRSCSNKRDFLGSDLYQGWEDFLPLSPEILDSSRGCYQWINKWENDNHTSYSQRSPFVVISPRHYLVELTMQLFQQSKYSILCTHLGDGKIVLSQVENDKKSHQHTSRNTTMTKKILHSGYALEDLLTRGPRVEDDPFFAIIEAELDANISLVLRCELDSYNELTETFTELKCYAPLNMHNAYHREKLLKTWIQLAISPRCDLLIGVRNTHMGLLQDLQYFTNKELYRKINDRNLPKSPKRFNYNADLAVQWCQHCIRSICKLVGENVDRSSPQCFKLTIDESHKIQLEKLKHVPAHVELPIR, from the coding sequence aTGAGCCATTCCAAGTGTTCTAGAAACCGTGCTCAATTGCCAAGCGTTCCTttcaatcaattccaaCATTCTAGCGCCTTTAGGTTCCCCTCAGAGCCCAGAAACCTTTTTACAAAGTATAAAGAGGCATCATATTACTATGGAGGTCAATTGCACGATTCCATATCTGATTCCATTGGATTGAAGAGTCCTGGTAATAAATTATCCCATGATCGATCATGCAGTAACAAGCGAGACTTTCTAGGCTCAGATCTGTATCAAGGATGGGAGGACTTTTTACCGCTGTCGCCGGAAATACTAGATAGTTCAAGAGGCTGTTACCAATGGATAAATAAATGGGAAAATGATAATCATACTTCGTATTCACAACGCAGTCCCTTTGTCGTCATATCCCCAAGACACTACTTGGTAGAACTGACCATGCAATTGTTTCAACAATCAAAGTATTCCATATTATGTACTCATCTGGGggatggtaaaattgtaCTTTCACAGGTAGAGAATGACAAGAAATCACATCAACATACATCTCGCAATACTACTATGACTAAGAAAATCCTCCATTCTGGATATGCATTGGAAGATCTATTGACACGGGGTCCACGGGTAGAAGACGATCCATTCTTTGCCATAATAGAGGCTGAATTAGATGCCAACATTTCATTAGTGTTGAGATGTGAACTAGATTCCTACAACGAGTTGACAGAAACGTTCACCGAACTAAAGTGTTATGCACCCCTCAATATGCACAACGCCTATCATAGGGAAAAATTACTGAAGACTTGGATTCAGCTAGCAATATCGCCGAGATGTGATCTATTAATTGGCGTTAGAAACACACACATGGGTTTATTACAAGACCTTCAGTATTTTACGAACAAAGAACTTTACCGAAAGATTAACGACAgaaatttaccaaaatcGCCGAAAAGGTTCAATTATAATGCAGATTTGGCTGTTCAATGGTGTCAACACTGCATTAGATCCATATGTAAACTCGTCGGTGAGAACGTTGACCGTTCATCACCTCAATGCTTTAAATTGACCATTGACGAATCCCATAAAATCCAgttagaaaaattgaaacatGTTCCTGCTCATGTGGAATTACCAATTCGTTAA
- a CDS encoding uncharacterized protein (conserved hypothetical protein) produces the protein MVEWVVIAFDKADRSAYRSEHLAGIPPQVESGKLVCAGAIYNEPKAPGEPRTFAGSHLQVVADTKEEAIEIVKSDIFAKEGVWDLDNLIVYQFGCAIRQPVNKLK, from the coding sequence ATGGTTGAATGGGTTGTAATTGCTTTTGATAAAGCTGACAGATCAGCATACAGAAGTGAACATTTAGCAGGAATCCCACCACAGGTCGAGTCAGGCAAGCTTGTCTGTGCTGGTGCCATATATAACGAACCAAAGGCTCCTGGTGAACCAAGAACTTTTGCAGGTTCTCACTTGCAGGTTGTCGCTGATACCAAGGAGGAGGcaattgaaattgtcaAATCTGACATTTTCGCCAAGGAGGGCGTTTGGGATCTAGACAACCTTATCGTCTATCAATTTGGTTGTGCAATTCGCCAGCCTGttaacaaattgaaataa